The Primulina huaijiensis isolate GDHJ02 chromosome 17, ASM1229523v2, whole genome shotgun sequence genome window below encodes:
- the LOC140962242 gene encoding uncharacterized protein translates to MLSGWSTAGKLACQHCMDESDAFTLARSGKTSWFDNHRKFLSHGHLFRRNKKSFTKNWEVTKHPPQIKSGEEIIEEIESYGLVLVTEIGSDKLNKEIVKMCKCGWRKKSIFWELPYWKDLLIRHNLDVMHVEKNFFDNIFNTVMNVSGRTKDTSKSREELKEWCCKPELHQDETSKKFPKACYTLKKESKQALCSWLKDIKFSDGYASNMSRCVDMNKLKIFGMKSHDCHVFMQRLIPIAFHDLLPNNVWQALTELSMFFRDLTSRVITTADMVRLETIIPLVLCKLERIFPLSFFDSMEHLSIHLAYEARLAGPVQYRWMYPFERFLRRLKNNIRNKAKVEGSICNAYLVEEASSFSAYYFADSVKTRHHKCPRNSDDARPIDTNMFSIFKFPGGPIGSYIFRWLDDREYHAARTYILLNCDEVKPFIK, encoded by the coding sequence ATGTTGTCGGGATGGAGCACTGCTGGTAAGTTAGCATGTCAACATTGCATGGACGAGTCTGATGCATTTACATTAGCTCGAAGTGGAAAGACATCCTGGTTTGATAACCATCGTAAGTTTTTATCTCATGGCCATCTTTTTAGAAGAAATAAGAAATCTTTCACAAAGAATTGGGAGGTGACAAAACATCCACCACAAATTAAGTCAGGAGAGGAAATCATTGAGGAAATAGAGAGCTATGGGTTGGTATTAGTAACTGAAATTGGTTCtgacaaattaaataaagaaattgTCAAGATGTGCAAATGTGGTTGGAGGAAAAAGAGCATATTCTGGGAATTGCCATATTGGAAGGATCTGCTTATTAGACATAATTTGGACGTGATGCATGttgaaaagaatttttttgataatattttcaatACTGTGATGAATGTTTCGGGAAGAACGAAAGACACATCAAAGTCCCGTGAGGAATTGAAAGAATGGTGTTGCAAACCAGAGTTGCACCAGGATGAAACATCCAAAAAATTTCCAAAGGCTTGTTACACATTGAAAAAAGAAAGCAAGCAAGCATTGTGTAGTTGGTTGAAAGACATCAAATTCTCTGATGGATATGCCTCAAATATGTCTCGATGTGTGGATATGaacaaattgaaaatatttggaATGAAGAGTCATGATTGTCATGTATTCATGCAAAGACTTATTCCAATAGCCTTCCATGATCTACTTCCCAATAATGTTTGGCAGGCACTTACTGAATTGAGTATGTTCTTCAGAGATTTGACGTCGAGGGTCATTACAACAGCTGACATGGTTCGCTTAGAGACCATCATTCCTCTTGTACTTTGTAAACTTGAGCGCATATTTCCACTGAGCTTTTTTGATTCAATGGAGCATCTCTCTATTCATTTAGCTTATGAGGCACGACTAGCTGGTCCTGTTCAGTATAGATGGATGTACCCATTTGAACGTTTTTTGAGGAggctaaaaaataatattcgtAATAAAGCAAAGGTTGAGGGGTCAATATGTAATGCTTATTTGGTTGAAGAAGCATCTTCTTTCTCTGCATATTATTTTGCTGACAGTGTGAAGACTAGACATCATAAGTGTCCTCGAAATTCTGATGATGCTCGACCGATAGACACAAACAtgttttcaattttcaaattcCCTGGTGGACCGATTGGTTCATATATTTTTAGATGGTTAGATGACAGAGAATACCATGCAGCAAGGACATACATTCTCCTCAACTGTGATGAGGTGAAACCTTTCATAAAATGA